The following are encoded in a window of Telmatobacter sp. DSM 110680 genomic DNA:
- a CDS encoding LTA synthase family protein: MFIVPRKLRSAFVALFSILISLEILFQMQAFKNVGHFIPWYLIDDTAHWAIAHPEYILSYGGTHIFLEWACFIGFIVVLAVAIHHSQSSPRAGSALENAGARAIAVLIVAGAILGTFGRVTAIGRTWLGQSEISAALFALGGDEDLGKKAAMKSSESLHMEYEVVANSTPREPDQRYFGKARGSDVIVFILETAPYRYDSFEPSDDLPTLKQLASHAWIGSRHYSTFPYTAKATFSILTSMYPPNPIYFGGSPRQAPGLVRALKSAGYDTHYYVPHPFENHFEDAMYSAIGFNHIFSSGSAPGGDHIGMPYWQDVVRRDLDALHMLMRDAHRDAVEHQPYLAVFSPQIGHAPWPDILHNGTETSLANRARSLLRLEDQWLGQIVGQLSEDGRLDRTIIVVTGDHGVRASAEDPSFETFGLPDYSFHVPLLVFAPQALQQGQTIREVTSHIDIAPTVLDLIGLGTGRGFEEGLPIWETEQNRRKVFLWAGDYLGAEGFEQKSVFTVWNKAAGYVFTGDSLDESAMRMVPAGSEEERAAITSIQSMARLDGDWWVSAMPRLQPSSVATLKD; encoded by the coding sequence ATGTTCATTGTTCCTCGAAAGCTTCGGTCTGCATTTGTCGCGCTGTTCAGCATTCTCATATCGCTCGAAATCCTCTTCCAAATGCAGGCGTTCAAAAACGTAGGGCACTTTATTCCGTGGTATCTCATCGATGACACGGCTCATTGGGCCATTGCACATCCGGAGTACATTCTCTCCTACGGCGGGACACACATCTTCTTGGAGTGGGCATGCTTCATCGGATTCATCGTGGTGCTTGCAGTTGCTATCCACCATTCTCAAAGTTCGCCTCGCGCAGGGTCGGCCCTCGAAAATGCAGGCGCGAGAGCCATTGCTGTGCTCATTGTTGCTGGGGCGATTCTGGGCACATTTGGTAGGGTCACCGCCATTGGAAGAACGTGGCTCGGTCAATCCGAAATCAGTGCAGCGCTATTTGCCTTGGGCGGAGATGAGGACTTGGGCAAAAAAGCCGCCATGAAATCCTCCGAGTCTTTGCACATGGAGTATGAGGTAGTGGCGAATTCCACCCCGAGAGAACCTGATCAGAGGTATTTCGGCAAAGCTCGCGGATCCGACGTGATCGTTTTTATACTTGAAACCGCACCATACCGATACGATTCGTTTGAGCCGTCGGACGACCTTCCAACCTTGAAACAACTAGCCTCGCATGCTTGGATCGGGAGCAGACATTACTCCACATTTCCCTATACGGCCAAGGCAACCTTCTCCATTCTCACATCAATGTATCCTCCAAACCCAATCTATTTCGGCGGTTCTCCCAGGCAGGCACCAGGGCTGGTGCGTGCTCTCAAATCTGCGGGCTATGACACGCATTACTATGTTCCGCATCCATTCGAGAACCACTTCGAGGATGCAATGTACTCGGCGATTGGGTTTAACCATATATTCTCCAGTGGATCAGCTCCAGGAGGTGATCACATTGGAATGCCGTATTGGCAAGATGTCGTTCGGCGTGATCTCGATGCCTTGCATATGCTGATGCGGGATGCGCACAGAGATGCCGTAGAGCATCAGCCATACCTCGCGGTCTTTTCACCTCAAATTGGTCATGCCCCCTGGCCCGACATTCTGCACAACGGCACCGAGACGTCACTCGCAAATCGCGCAAGATCGCTGCTCAGACTGGAAGATCAATGGCTTGGTCAGATTGTGGGGCAACTATCAGAAGATGGCCGGCTCGATCGCACGATCATCGTCGTAACGGGCGATCATGGAGTAAGGGCTTCAGCTGAGGATCCTTCCTTTGAAACTTTTGGACTGCCGGATTATTCGTTTCATGTTCCTCTTCTGGTCTTTGCCCCCCAAGCACTGCAGCAGGGGCAAACAATTCGGGAGGTGACATCGCATATCGACATAGCCCCAACGGTGCTTGATCTCATCGGTCTCGGAACCGGGCGAGGGTTTGAGGAGGGTTTGCCAATCTGGGAAACAGAACAAAATCGACGAAAGGTTTTTCTCTGGGCTGGAGATTACCTTGGAGCCGAGGGGTTTGAGCAAAAGAGTGTCTTCACCGTGTGGAATAAGGCCGCAGGCTATGTGTTTACAGGAGATTCCCTTGATGAGAGTGCCATGCGTATGGTCCCGGCAGGCTCAGAGGAGGAACGCGCCGCGATCACGTCCATCCAATCAATGGCGAGGCTGGATGGAGACTGGTGGGTATCTGCAATGCCGCGGTTGCAGCCGAGTTCAGTGGCGACCCTTAAAGACTGA
- a CDS encoding cold shock domain-containing protein: MAQHKGVVKWFNSAKGFGFIGREDGPDVFVHYSGIQSSGYRMLKEGDEVEFNIVEGQKGPQAEEVNCLKHADRGTA; this comes from the coding sequence ATGGCTCAACACAAAGGTGTAGTTAAGTGGTTTAATAGCGCCAAAGGTTTTGGATTCATCGGACGGGAAGACGGGCCAGATGTCTTCGTTCACTATTCAGGTATTCAGTCGTCCGGGTACAGAATGCTCAAAGAAGGTGACGAAGTCGAGTTCAACATTGTCGAAGGGCAAAAGGGTCCACAGGCGGAAGAAGTGAACTGCCTCAAGCACGCAGACCGCGGGACTGCCTGA
- a CDS encoding Crp/Fnr family transcriptional regulator: MPIPALETIADHDLVDTIIYRSAEFIPRDGILFSQGEPADCLYLIKAGEASLTMQAGGKEVRIRAGQFSLLGIPAIVGNQPYSMTATASSDTEICRLSSITFNDLLRTEPKMQQAVLFILAGEVRVARQALTELSLWSEAGDASIRDDEKKQS, from the coding sequence ATGCCGATTCCCGCCTTGGAAACAATTGCCGACCATGATCTGGTCGATACGATTATTTACCGGTCTGCAGAGTTCATCCCACGAGACGGAATTCTGTTCAGCCAAGGGGAACCAGCTGACTGCTTGTACTTGATTAAAGCCGGTGAGGCCAGCTTGACAATGCAAGCGGGAGGCAAGGAAGTAAGGATTCGAGCTGGTCAATTTTCGCTGCTTGGCATTCCTGCGATAGTTGGGAACCAGCCTTACTCAATGACGGCTACCGCAAGTTCGGATACGGAGATCTGCAGGCTAAGCTCGATCACCTTTAACGACTTGTTAAGGACAGAGCCAAAGATGCAGCAAGCCGTGCTCTTCATCCTAGCGGGTGAGGTCAGAGTTGCACGTCAGGCGTTGACTGAACTGTCGTTGTGGTCAGAGGCTGGTGACGCAAGCATCAGAGACGATGAAAAAAAACAGTCTTGA
- a CDS encoding GDCCVxC domain-containing (seleno)protein yields the protein MKKNSLESVLTCPHCGFAKQETMPTNECQFYYECSNCKLVLRPHPGDCCVFCSFGSVKCPPVQANGGCGYK from the coding sequence ATGAAAAAAAACAGTCTTGAGTCCGTGCTGACCTGTCCGCATTGTGGTTTCGCCAAACAGGAAACAATGCCCACGAATGAGTGCCAGTTCTATTACGAGTGCAGCAACTGCAAGCTGGTTCTTCGACCTCATCCCGGAGACTGCTGTGTGTTCTGCTCGTTCGGCTCCGTTAAGTGCCCACCAGTCCAAGCGAACGGCGGCTGCGGATATAAGTGA
- a CDS encoding CxxC-x17-CxxC domain-containing protein, translated as MCGQCGKTFVFSAAEQQIFSDKGFNNDPKRCKQCKVSRNARRAIVETQVKCFECGIETTVPFTPTGKRPVLCSGCFQKLKMASNSGTALVRPAK; from the coding sequence ATGTGTGGTCAATGCGGCAAAACATTCGTCTTTTCGGCAGCAGAACAGCAGATCTTCTCGGACAAGGGATTCAACAACGATCCGAAACGTTGCAAGCAATGCAAGGTATCAAGGAATGCCAGAAGGGCGATAGTTGAAACACAAGTGAAGTGCTTCGAGTGTGGAATCGAAACGACTGTCCCATTCACGCCGACCGGGAAAAGGCCCGTGCTATGTAGCGGCTGTTTCCAAAAGCTCAAGATGGCGTCGAATTCGGGAACAGCGCTCGTAAGACCTGCCAAGTGA
- a CDS encoding YdeI/OmpD-associated family protein, with amino-acid sequence MPSMKYSFTAIIEAGPGGGAFVIFPYDVEKEFGVKGRVPVKATFDGLAYSGSLTQCGGAQHMLGILKVIREQIGKQFGDTVLVEVWRDDGQRRVEVPADLADRMREHGVQDFFDSLSFTNRKEYCRWIADAKKQETRSARLAKSIDMMRRGIRTPG; translated from the coding sequence ATGCCTTCTATGAAGTATTCCTTCACCGCGATAATTGAGGCCGGTCCAGGTGGCGGTGCATTCGTCATCTTCCCGTATGACGTCGAGAAGGAGTTCGGGGTAAAAGGCAGGGTCCCAGTCAAGGCTACCTTTGATGGCTTGGCCTATTCCGGCTCCCTGACGCAATGCGGCGGAGCGCAACACATGCTAGGGATCTTGAAAGTGATCCGTGAGCAGATTGGCAAGCAATTCGGCGACACAGTTCTCGTTGAGGTCTGGCGGGATGACGGTCAACGCCGTGTCGAAGTTCCTGCCGATCTCGCGGACCGGATGAGAGAGCACGGTGTCCAGGACTTCTTCGACTCGCTCAGCTTCACGAATCGCAAGGAATATTGCCGATGGATAGCTGATGCGAAAAAACAGGAGACCCGTTCTGCCCGCCTTGCCAAATCCATTGACATGATGCGGCGCGGAATCCGGACACCCGGCTAG